The region CAGCACCCGACCCAAGCGCTGCTTGACGCGGTTACCCTGCGCCAGCGCCTTGGTGAAATCAAGGGCCGTAAAATCGTCATCGTCGGAGACATCCTGCACTCGCGAGTCGCCCGTTCGAACGCGGATCTGCTGTCGAAGCTGGGCGCCGAGGTCGTCTTCGTCGCACCGCCGACGCTGCTACCTTTCGGTGTGGAGAACTGGCCTGTCCGCGTTGCCTACCGCATGGAGCCTGAGCTTGCCGACGCCGACGCGGTCATGATGCTCCGCGTCCAGCAGGAGCGTATGAATGGTGGGTTCTTCCCCTCGCACCGCGAGTACGCCGCTCGTTACGGCCTGTCCAAGGCCCGCGAAAAGATGCTGCGCGATGACTGCATCGTGATGCACCCGGGCCCGATGCTCCGCGGCATGGAAATCAACGATTCCGTGGCCGACCTGCCACGCACTGCTGTTTTGCAGCAGGTCTCCAACGGTGTCCACGTCCGGATGGCCGTACTCTTCACACTGCTGACCGCCGGAACCGACCTGGAAGGACGCGCATAGCAATGACTACCGCTAAAGAAAATTACTGCGACGATTCCTCCTTTCCGTCGGTAGGCCCGCTTGCCGCACCACGCTCCGGTAACCTGCTCCTGCGCGGAGTGCGCCCCTACGGAGAGGGGGAGGACGTCGACGTCCTCGTCCGGGACGGTGTTATCGCAGAGATCGCTGCTGGCATCGATGCGCCGGAGGGTGCCGAGGTTCTTGAGTTCGACTCCCTGGTTCTGCTCCCCGGTCTGGTCGATATCCACGTCCACTTGCGCGAGCCGGGGCGAGAGGACACCGAGACCCTGGCCACCGGTTCCGCCGCAGCCGCCAAGGGCGGTTTCACTGCGGTGTTTACCATGGCAAATACTGCGCCCGTCACCGACGATCCCTCCATCGCCGAGTCCGTGTGGCTCAAGGGCCAGGCACTAAACCTGTGCGACATCCACCCGGTCGGTTCCATCACTAAGGGGCTCAAAGGCGCGAACCTGACGGAGTTCGGTATGATGGCCGACTCCCAGGCAAAGGTCCGCATGTTCTCCGATGATGGCAAGTGCGTCGACAACCCGCTAATCATGCGCCGTGCAATTGAGTACGCGAAGGGTGAGGACGTTCTTCTGGCTCAGCACTGCGAGGATCCACGGCTCACCGCTGAGGCTGTGGCGCACGAGGGGCCGACGGC is a window of Corynebacterium lactis RW2-5 DNA encoding:
- a CDS encoding aspartate carbamoyltransferase catalytic subunit, translating into MKHLLDIADLSVDEITELMDEADRFHDALAGREIKKLPTLRGRTIFTLFYENSTRTRASFETAGKWMSADVINISASSSSVKKGESLKDTALTLDAIGGDAIVVRHPSSGAAKLIAGWTDEFGNGPSIINAGDGKHQHPTQALLDAVTLRQRLGEIKGRKIVIVGDILHSRVARSNADLLSKLGAEVVFVAPPTLLPFGVENWPVRVAYRMEPELADADAVMMLRVQQERMNGGFFPSHREYAARYGLSKAREKMLRDDCIVMHPGPMLRGMEINDSVADLPRTAVLQQVSNGVHVRMAVLFTLLTAGTDLEGRA